A region from the Janthinobacterium agaricidamnosum genome encodes:
- the astC gene encoding acetylornithine/succinylornithine family transaminase, with protein MNAKLDSTVTARPVTRETFDQVLVPTYAPAAMVPVRGSGLDLWDQSGKHYLDFTSGIAVNSLGHCHPALVDVLTKQINNLWHLGNGYTNEPVLRLALALTEATFADRAFFCNSGAEANEAALKLARKYAHTKFGAHKSRIISCFSSFHGRTLFTVSVGGQAKYTEGFEPLPPSIDHIAYNDIEAARAAIGDDVCAVIVEPVQGEGGVVPGNPEFLKELRALCDKTGALLIFDEVQSGMGRTGALFAYMGYGVTPDILTAAKALGNGYPIGAMLTTNELAQTLAVGTHGTTYGGNPLAATVALTVLDTINTPAFLARVKEASVNTIAMLQGLITDYPQVFSIVRGSGLLLGLVVSDAFKGRAKDIQKAAEAQGLMVLIAGMDVVRLAPALIVSDEQIAEAGRLLRAAIDGMLKA; from the coding sequence ATGAATGCCAAGCTTGATTCGACCGTAACGGCTCGTCCAGTCACCCGGGAAACCTTTGACCAGGTCCTCGTTCCTACCTACGCTCCTGCAGCCATGGTGCCCGTGCGCGGTTCCGGACTGGATCTGTGGGACCAGTCAGGCAAGCATTACCTCGATTTCACCTCCGGCATCGCCGTCAACAGCCTGGGCCACTGCCATCCGGCCCTGGTCGACGTGCTGACCAAGCAAATCAATAATTTGTGGCATTTGGGCAACGGCTATACGAACGAGCCTGTGCTGCGCCTGGCGCTGGCCCTGACGGAAGCGACCTTCGCCGACCGCGCCTTCTTCTGCAACTCGGGCGCGGAAGCCAACGAAGCGGCCCTGAAACTGGCGCGCAAGTACGCGCACACCAAGTTCGGCGCGCACAAGTCGCGCATCATCTCGTGCTTCAGCTCTTTCCACGGTCGCACCCTGTTTACGGTGTCCGTCGGCGGCCAGGCCAAGTACACGGAAGGCTTCGAGCCGCTGCCGCCGTCGATCGACCACATCGCCTACAACGACATCGAAGCGGCGCGCGCCGCCATCGGCGATGACGTGTGCGCCGTGATCGTCGAGCCGGTACAAGGCGAAGGCGGCGTGGTGCCGGGCAATCCGGAATTCCTCAAGGAGCTGCGCGCCCTGTGCGACAAGACCGGCGCCCTCTTGATTTTCGACGAAGTCCAGAGCGGCATGGGCCGCACTGGCGCGTTGTTCGCCTACATGGGCTACGGCGTCACGCCGGACATCCTGACGGCCGCCAAGGCGCTGGGCAACGGCTACCCGATCGGTGCCATGCTGACCACGAATGAACTGGCGCAAACGCTGGCCGTCGGCACCCACGGCACCACCTATGGCGGCAATCCGCTGGCCGCCACCGTGGCCCTGACCGTGCTCGACACGATCAACACGCCAGCGTTCCTGGCGCGCGTGAAAGAAGCGAGCGTCAACACCATCGCCATGCTGCAAGGCTTGATTACGGATTACCCGCAAGTGTTCTCCATCGTGCGCGGCAGCGGTTTGCTGCTGGGCCTGGTAGTCAGCGATGCCTTCAAGGGCCGCGCGAAAGACATCCAGAAAGCGGCCGAAGCGCAAGGCTTGATGGTGCTGATCGCCGGCATGGACGTGGTGCGCCTGGCACCGGCCCTGATCGTCTCGGACGAGCAGATTGCCGAAGCGGGCCGCTTGCTGCGCGCCGCCATCGACGGCATGCTGAAAGCCTGA
- a CDS encoding GlxA family transcriptional regulator: MSFANLSRIGLDKPLRLLLVHAGDAESITWAGLVQPLRLCARALGPQAFQLDVRTPEQVAAQGGHWHIALLVADETQAPLRNELCRAVIERCRSAPFWGGVGAGVLWLADAGVMDGVRIALPWALYADAEAKAERAILTPHLFDIDGPHITCCGGAASIDFSLTLIETIFGADVQALVKEALCVDKVRGKEERQRVALQARFGVLQPKLSEAVTLMEANIEEPLSTDDIASLVGLSRRQLERLFKQYLGSLPSRYYLELRLQRSRQLLLDTHYSIVQVGLMCGFSSGSHFSTAFGTLFGNTPREERQRKLMPPV; the protein is encoded by the coding sequence ATGTCCTTCGCTAATCTTTCCCGTATCGGCCTCGACAAACCGTTGCGTTTGCTGCTGGTGCATGCCGGCGATGCCGAGTCGATCACGTGGGCCGGCCTGGTGCAGCCGCTGCGCCTGTGCGCGCGGGCGCTGGGGCCGCAGGCGTTCCAGCTGGACGTGCGCACGCCGGAACAGGTGGCGGCGCAGGGCGGCCACTGGCATATCGCGCTGCTGGTGGCCGATGAAACGCAGGCGCCGCTGCGCAACGAGCTGTGCCGGGCCGTGATCGAGCGCTGCCGCTCGGCGCCGTTCTGGGGCGGCGTGGGGGCGGGCGTGCTGTGGCTGGCCGACGCGGGCGTCATGGATGGCGTGCGCATCGCCTTGCCGTGGGCCTTGTATGCCGATGCGGAAGCGAAGGCGGAACGGGCCATCCTGACGCCGCATTTGTTCGACATCGACGGCCCGCACATCACCTGCTGCGGCGGCGCGGCCAGCATCGACTTTTCGCTGACCCTGATCGAAACCATCTTTGGCGCCGACGTCCAGGCGCTCGTCAAGGAAGCCTTGTGCGTGGACAAGGTGCGCGGCAAGGAAGAACGCCAGCGCGTGGCCCTGCAGGCGCGCTTCGGCGTGTTGCAGCCGAAACTGTCCGAAGCGGTGACCTTGATGGAAGCCAATATCGAGGAGCCGCTGTCGACGGACGACATCGCCAGCCTGGTGGGCCTGTCGCGGCGCCAGCTGGAGCGGCTGTTCAAGCAATACCTGGGCAGCCTGCCGTCGCGCTACTACCTGGAACTGCGCCTGCAGCGCTCACGGCAACTGTTGCTTGATACACATTATTCCATCGTGCAAGTAGGCCTGATGTGCGGCTTTTCCTCCGGCTCGCACTTTTCCACGGCGTTCGGCACCCTGTTTGGCAATACACCGCGCGAAGAGCGGCAAAGGAAGCTCATGCCCCCGGTTTGA
- a CDS encoding MarR family winged helix-turn-helix transcriptional regulator gives MGERYLKSIRLLAECMQGFERFSSDFVRQYGLTHAQFDIIATLGNTCGMSYKELGQKTLITKGTLTGVVDRLEQKGLVIRERCPRDKRSYYVRLSCEGEQVFHDVFPKLTKQGQQLFDGYTEDDFMQLETTLAGLKHAIANGHG, from the coding sequence ATGGGTGAACGATATTTAAAAAGTATCCGGCTGCTGGCCGAATGCATGCAAGGCTTCGAGCGGTTTTCTAGCGACTTCGTGCGCCAGTACGGCTTGACGCATGCGCAATTCGACATCATTGCCACGCTCGGCAACACCTGCGGCATGTCCTACAAGGAACTGGGCCAGAAAACCCTGATTACCAAGGGGACTTTGACGGGCGTGGTGGACCGGCTGGAACAAAAGGGGCTGGTGATACGCGAACGTTGTCCACGCGACAAGCGTTCCTATTATGTGCGCCTGAGCTGCGAGGGCGAACAGGTGTTCCATGACGTGTTCCCCAAGCTGACCAAGCAGGGCCAACAGCTGTTCGACGGCTATACCGAAGACGATTTCATGCAGTTGGAAACTACCCTGGCGGGCTTGAAGCACGCCATCGCCAACGGCCACGGCTGA
- a CDS encoding HDOD domain-containing protein, whose protein sequence is MNRLDAFKSIAAQAARGELTFPANVDASLKLQEALSDPDCHIEAAAKLVQADPLLAARTVAIANSAAFNRSGNEITSVRNAVQRLGVRTLQSVVASLIVRQLGSTITDPALQAKANQLWEHTAHVAALSQVLARRVTRVDPDTALFAGIMHEVGGFYLLSRAAEFPGILDGEPEDWVEHGEQAIGHGVLAKLKVPEAVRGAIDALWEGLRAIPPESLGDTLLLANDLAPVSSPLNESPAAIAVRAARAARSIDCLIGDDATLSSIMEESDDEVQSLLKVLVH, encoded by the coding sequence ATGAACAGACTCGACGCCTTTAAAAGCATCGCCGCACAAGCCGCTCGTGGCGAGCTGACCTTTCCTGCCAATGTGGACGCTTCGCTCAAGCTGCAAGAGGCGCTGTCCGATCCCGACTGCCATATCGAGGCCGCCGCCAAGCTGGTGCAGGCAGACCCGCTGCTGGCCGCGCGCACGGTGGCCATTGCCAATTCGGCGGCGTTCAACCGTTCCGGCAATGAAATCACCAGCGTGCGCAACGCCGTGCAGCGGCTCGGCGTGCGTACCTTGCAATCGGTGGTGGCATCGCTGATCGTGCGCCAGCTGGGCAGCACCATCACCGATCCCGCGCTGCAGGCGAAGGCCAACCAGCTATGGGAACATACGGCCCATGTGGCGGCCCTGTCGCAGGTGCTGGCCCGCCGCGTCACCAGGGTCGATCCCGATACGGCCCTGTTTGCCGGCATCATGCATGAAGTGGGCGGGTTTTATCTGCTGTCGCGCGCGGCCGAATTCCCCGGCATCCTCGATGGCGAACCCGAGGACTGGGTCGAACATGGCGAACAGGCCATCGGCCACGGCGTCCTGGCCAAACTGAAGGTGCCGGAAGCGGTGCGGGGCGCCATCGATGCGCTGTGGGAGGGCTTGCGCGCCATCCCGCCCGAATCATTGGGCGACACCCTGCTGCTGGCAAATGATCTGGCGCCCGTCTCGTCGCCCCTCAACGAAAGCCCGGCCGCCATTGCCGTACGGGCAGCGCGCGCCGCGCGCAGCATCGATTGCCTGATCGGCGACGATGCAACCTTGTCGAGCATCATGGAAGAATCGGACGATGAAGTGCAGTCGCTGCTGAAGGTGCTCGTGCACTAG
- a CDS encoding glutathione S-transferase family protein — translation MRLYHHPMSSNARRALMTAIHLGLSLELAEVDLMNADDRRRLAELNPNGKVPVLADGAFLLWESCAIMQYLAEQVPGQTLYPQAPQARADVNRWLFWAAQHFAPAISVLAWERAWKGMTGNGPADPLEEARGERDLHECAVVLDAHLAARNWLSGDDVTLADFAVAAPLMYSEAVRLPLAQYRHIEAWFARVRQLRAWQETEVELVPG, via the coding sequence ATGCGCCTGTATCACCACCCCATGTCCTCGAATGCCCGCCGTGCCCTGATGACGGCGATCCACCTCGGCCTGTCTCTGGAGCTGGCCGAAGTCGACCTGATGAATGCGGACGACCGCCGCCGCCTGGCTGAACTGAACCCGAACGGCAAGGTGCCCGTGCTGGCCGACGGCGCTTTCCTGCTGTGGGAATCGTGCGCCATCATGCAATACCTGGCCGAGCAGGTGCCGGGCCAGACGCTTTATCCGCAGGCGCCGCAAGCGCGCGCCGACGTCAACCGCTGGCTGTTCTGGGCCGCGCAGCACTTCGCGCCCGCCATCAGCGTGCTGGCCTGGGAGCGCGCCTGGAAAGGCATGACGGGCAATGGTCCGGCGGACCCGCTGGAAGAGGCGCGCGGCGAGCGCGATCTGCATGAATGCGCCGTCGTGCTGGACGCGCATCTGGCGGCGCGCAATTGGCTCAGCGGAGACGATGTGACCCTGGCCGATTTCGCCGTGGCCGCGCCCCTGATGTACAGCGAGGCCGTGCGGCTGCCGCTGGCGCAGTACCGGCATATCGAGGCGTGGTTCGCCCGCGTGCGGCAGCTGCGTGCCTGGCAGGAAACGGAGGTGGAACTGGTGCCGGGATAA
- a CDS encoding helix-turn-helix transcriptional regulator: MSRSGRLFLLMDAMRARRVPVTAAQLAQQLGVSERTIYRDIQTLAELGAPLQGEAGIGYVLRRGAFLPPLMFGADELEALVLGARWVRRQGDAGLAQAASNALAKIAAASPRDLRDSMAETSLWVPLGRPADGTQPADPADRYVQPVREAIRYEQKLTLAYQDEYGSATSRTVWPFALAFFEGKRLLAAWCELRGDYRHFRIDRIASVQQHEERYPTRRHALLDTWRKAHDIDPES, from the coding sequence ATGAGCCGCAGCGGCCGCTTGTTCCTGCTGATGGACGCCATGCGCGCCAGGCGCGTGCCCGTCACGGCGGCCCAGCTGGCGCAGCAGCTCGGTGTTTCCGAGCGCACGATCTACCGCGATATCCAGACCCTGGCCGAACTGGGCGCGCCCCTGCAGGGCGAGGCGGGCATCGGCTATGTGCTGCGCCGCGGCGCCTTCCTGCCGCCGCTGATGTTCGGTGCCGATGAGCTGGAAGCGCTGGTGCTGGGCGCGCGCTGGGTGCGCCGGCAGGGCGATGCGGGCCTGGCGCAGGCGGCCAGCAATGCCCTGGCCAAGATCGCGGCCGCCTCGCCGCGCGATTTGCGCGACAGCATGGCCGAGACCAGCCTGTGGGTGCCGCTGGGCCGTCCCGCCGATGGCACGCAGCCGGCCGACCCGGCCGACCGGTATGTGCAGCCCGTGCGCGAGGCGATCCGCTACGAACAGAAACTCACGCTCGCCTATCAGGATGAGTATGGCAGCGCCACCTCGCGCACGGTGTGGCCGTTTGCCCTGGCCTTTTTCGAAGGCAAGCGTCTGCTGGCCGCCTGGTGCGAGCTGCGCGGCGATTACCGGCATTTCCGCATCGACCGCATCGCCAGCGTGCAGCAGCATGAGGAGCGCTATCCCACGCGCCGCCACGCCTTGCTCGATACCTGGCGCAAGGCCCACGATATCGATCCCGAATCCTGA